In Aerococcaceae bacterium zg-252, the genomic window TCTTGCATTTTAGCTAAATGTCCCTCATCTGTCACGACAATAAGTAAATCACCTGCTTGAATACGCAAATTCCCTTTAGTAACAAATTCTTTTTCGCCTCGACGAATAGTAGCAATAATAATATCTTTAGGCCACATTACTTCTTTAATCATCAGCCCAACTAATTTACTTTCGACTGGAACTGGGACTTCAAAAACAGTTCGTCTGCCTGTATGCTCACTATCTTCATCATGGCTCATCTTCTCAGCTAGCACTTCATAAATCGGTGCCATTTTCAAAAATTCTGCCGTTAAATACGCACTCAGTACACATACCCCTAATGGCATCAACTGATTCAAGCCACCTACCATTTCAGTGACCAACAATAAGGAAGTCAAAGGTGCTTTTCCGATTGCCGCAAAATACCCTGCCATCGCATAAATAACAAAACTTGAATAATAAACTTCTGGCACATGTAAAACACTCACTGCCATTTCACCAAATAAACTACCTATAATCGCACCTAATGATAATATCGGCAAAAAGATGCCACCTGGTAACCCTGTACCGTATGACATCATCGCTAAAATAAAGCGACAACTAAATAATCCAAATAAAAATATAATTTCTGGTTGTTTTTCAACTAAGTCAAGTACCAGCTCGCCACCACCAAATAATAAATCTTGGCTGTAAAGACCGACTGGAATCATAATTAAAAAGCCGATAACACTATAAAAGTGCTTAGGTACGCTTGGAAATAATGTGCCATAAATTTTAGGCAGTGCAAAGATACCTTGTTGATATAACCAACCTAAAAGCCCTAGCACCACACCGAGTATTACGATAACCCAATATAAATGAACAGGAAAAACCTCATAATTACCTAAGTTTAACGACGGGGTAAGCCCAAAAAATTGTAACGACACAAAATTAGACACTAATCCTGCTGTTAAGGTAGTCAGTACCACATTACGACTGAAATTATGATGAACTTCTTCTAAAACAAACATTAAGCCGGCAATCGGTGCATTAAAAGCCGCTGCTAAACCAGCCCCAGCCCCAGCAGAAATTAAAATATTTTCCTGTACCTTATTACTCTTTAAAGTGGCAGCAACACCATGTCCCACTGCTGCACCCAATTGAATTGACGGCCCTTCACGTCCTAAAATTAATCCTGAACCAATCGCAAGTGTCCCACCGACAAATTTTTTCCACAAAATTCGCCACCAGTTCATCGACAACTTACCTTGTAATTGTAATTCGACTTGTGGTATCCCACTTCCCTTAATATGTGGTTCTGATTTCACAATTAAGCCTAAAATTATTGCTAATGCTATCGATACGAGTACCCAAAGTAGTAGCCACCATGGTTGATGCCAATGTTGATTAAGAAAATGAATAACATCAAGCACTACATCAATCCATTGCGTAATCAGCCAGCGAAACGTACTGACCACAAAACCAGCACATACCCCTACGATAACACCAGTGATAATATATTTACTCTTTCGACTCACTACCGAAACATCTTGCTGTTTCTTCATCATTC contains:
- a CDS encoding ClC family H(+)/Cl(-) exchange transporter; protein product: MKKQQDVSVVSRKSKYIITGVIVGVCAGFVVSTFRWLITQWIDVVLDVIHFLNQHWHQPWWLLLWVLVSIALAIILGLIVKSEPHIKGSGIPQVELQLQGKLSMNWWRILWKKFVGGTLAIGSGLILGREGPSIQLGAAVGHGVAATLKSNKVQENILISAGAGAGLAAAFNAPIAGLMFVLEEVHHNFSRNVVLTTLTAGLVSNFVSLQFFGLTPSLNLGNYEVFPVHLYWVIVILGVVLGLLGWLYQQGIFALPKIYGTLFPSVPKHFYSVIGFLIMIPVGLYSQDLLFGGGELVLDLVEKQPEIIFLFGLFSCRFILAMMSYGTGLPGGIFLPILSLGAIIGSLFGEMAVSVLHVPEVYYSSFVIYAMAGYFAAIGKAPLTSLLLVTEMVGGLNQLMPLGVCVLSAYLTAEFLKMAPIYEVLAEKMSHDEDSEHTGRRTVFEVPVPVESKLVGLMIKEVMWPKDIIIATIRRGEKEFVTKGNLRIQAGDLLIVVTDEGHLAKMQDAVNELVSMEVE